Proteins found in one Paenibacillus antri genomic segment:
- a CDS encoding HEAT repeat domain-containing protein has product MTINPPVLLTDEQMRRFVTDGYLLLKTDFPKSFHDALTAQLDKVYEEEGNPGNNLLPRIRELRKVFDHPAVTGALTSVLGPNYMLHAHRHGHFNATPKPGGWHKDSYWGYKKQRNHHPWWAMIMYFPQDTPVELGPTGLLPGTQNYETRVFETEDPAGEALAAGEAGTFLLIHYDIWHRSTANVLGKPRYMLKFEFMRTSAPTAPSWDNRDAAWSAPATVDALPARHDLLWEETWRWLRGEVGAIAGSLPADDAAVADAAARLAGDDEPDALNAAYELAARGDRGIAALAGALLAGGAAGRAASYGLAVAGAAAVPALREALASADEKAAARGAFALGELRGLAAGAVPALVDALGRAEPRVRRAAVEALGLIGPAAGAHVGDAVAALARALADDDAQTRFTAGLSLARLGSAAAAAVPALVLALDDENRYVRAHAAEALRYIGTPEANEALLHELTYARWCSTTTKESTFYP; this is encoded by the coding sequence ATGACGATCAACCCACCGGTCTTGTTGACCGACGAACAGATGAGAAGGTTTGTGACGGACGGATATTTGTTGTTGAAGACGGATTTCCCGAAGTCGTTCCACGACGCCCTGACGGCGCAGCTCGACAAAGTGTACGAGGAAGAGGGCAACCCGGGGAACAACCTGCTGCCTCGCATCCGCGAGCTGCGGAAGGTGTTCGACCATCCGGCCGTCACCGGGGCGCTGACGAGCGTGCTCGGCCCGAATTATATGCTGCACGCTCATCGCCACGGCCACTTCAACGCGACCCCGAAGCCGGGCGGCTGGCACAAGGACAGCTACTGGGGATACAAGAAGCAGCGTAACCACCATCCGTGGTGGGCGATGATCATGTACTTCCCGCAGGATACGCCCGTCGAGCTCGGACCGACCGGCCTCCTGCCGGGCACCCAAAATTACGAAACGCGCGTCTTCGAGACGGAGGATCCGGCGGGCGAGGCGCTGGCGGCCGGCGAAGCGGGCACGTTCCTGCTCATTCACTACGACATCTGGCATCGCTCCACGGCGAACGTGCTCGGGAAGCCGCGCTACATGCTGAAGTTCGAGTTCATGCGCACGAGCGCGCCGACGGCGCCGTCGTGGGACAATCGCGACGCCGCGTGGTCGGCGCCCGCGACCGTCGACGCCCTGCCGGCCAGGCACGATCTCCTCTGGGAGGAGACGTGGCGCTGGCTGCGCGGCGAGGTCGGCGCGATCGCCGGATCGCTGCCGGCGGACGACGCGGCGGTCGCCGACGCGGCCGCGCGCCTCGCGGGCGACGACGAGCCGGACGCGCTGAACGCCGCGTACGAGCTCGCCGCCCGCGGCGACCGCGGCATCGCGGCGCTCGCCGGCGCGCTGCTCGCCGGCGGCGCGGCCGGCCGGGCCGCGTCGTACGGCCTCGCCGTCGCGGGGGCGGCGGCGGTGCCGGCGCTTCGCGAGGCGCTCGCGAGCGCCGACGAGAAGGCCGCCGCCCGCGGCGCCTTCGCGCTCGGCGAGCTTCGCGGCCTCGCCGCCGGCGCCGTGCCCGCGCTCGTCGACGCGCTCGGGCGCGCCGAGCCGCGCGTTAGGCGCGCGGCCGTCGAGGCGCTCGGCCTGATCGGCCCGGCCGCCGGCGCGCACGTCGGCGACGCCGTCGCGGCGCTCGCCCGCGCCCTCGCCGACGACGACGCGCAGACGCGCTTCACGGCCGGCCTCTCGCTCGCGCGCCTCGGCTCCGCCGCGGCCGCGGCCGTGCCGGCGCTCGTCCTCGCGCTCGACGACGAGAACCGCTACGT